The sequence below is a genomic window from Thalassomonas haliotis.
CAAAGGTTTTACCGTCCAGTTCAAATTCCCGATCTCCCAGGCTGCCGTAATGAGGATTCCAGTCGAGGCTACCAGTCCCATCGGGACCTGTCCAAATCACCACAAAACTGTCGATAATGCCATTACCGTCCCGGTCGTATTGGCTAAAGTCATGGCCAAGTTGATCATAATGCTGCAAGGCCCGTTTAACCTCTTCCGCCTGATCTATATCTTCGCGATCAGCATCTACCTTATACCAGCCCAAAACATCACCGACAATGTCCAATTTGCCGAAAGAAGAGCGGCGATAAAAATTACTGACACTGTCAAACGGATAATTGTCACTCTTGCCTTCACCAAAAATATCCCGGGTCATTTTCTCTACGTTATCCCGGGCAAGGTGCTCATAGTTGTTAAATTCCATCAGGAGGACGAAAATTTTCTGCTCGCCTATGCTGGGCAGACCGGTAGGTGCACTTAACCAGGTAATAGGTATATCGGGATCGCCCTGGCCGTTATCCGGCAGTTGAACCTCGAAAGCTTGTGTCAACGTACAAAATAATAAGATAGCCGCACACAGAAACAGCTTGTGCATATCAAAATCCTTTTTAGTCAATTACTTGGAATAGGTGATAATATACTGAAAATGCTGGCATTTATCAAACAATCTAAAAGACAATAAAGTTACCGCTGATATTTAAGCTAAGCTGAATAAAACATTGCCCCCCAGGACAGAAAGCTCAGGAAGCTTTGCCTTACGATATATTGCCAGGGCTTATAGAGGCTCTTATATCACTTCTATCTGCACCCGGCGGGTTATGTTACATAAGAGCTCATAAGGAATAGTGGTAGCATAAAGGGCAACTTCTTCTACCGGCAAACCTTGCCCCCACAAGATCGCCAAATCTCCAACCTGATCGCCGGAATTTTTACCGAGATCAACCGTGATCATATCCATAGACACCCGCCCGACAAGCGGCACACGGCGGCCGTTCACCAGGACCGGAGTACCGTTACCGGCGTGACGGGGATAACCGTCGCCATAACCTATGGCGATCACCCCGATAATGGTATCTTCTGGGCTGCTCCAGGCGCCGCCATAACCCACGGCCTCCCCCGCTTTAAGCGGACGCACCGCTATCAGGCTCGACTGCAAAGTCATCACAGGTTTAATCCCCAGGCTTTGCGCACTTTGCTCCGGCGCCGCCATCGGCGATACCCCGTATAAAATCAGTCCGGGACGGATCCAGTCATAGCGGGTTTGCGGCCAGGCATAACAGCCGGCAGAGTTGGCCAGCGATTTTTCATTGTCATAAGCAGAGGTCAATTGTTCAAATAACGCCAGTTGAGTATTGGTGGCGGGATTCTCTGGTTCATCGGCGCAGCCTAAATGGCTCATCAGCACGATATCTGCTTCAACATTATCACTTGCCGACAGTGTTTGATAAAAGTCATCAAATTCTTCCGGACTGATCCCTAACCTGTGCATGCCGGTGTCTATTTTCAGCCAGACTTTTAGCGGCTTTTCCAGCTCAGCTTCGGTGATCGCCGTCAGTTGCTGACGGTTATGGATAATGGTTTGCAGATTATTGACCGCTAAAACAGGCAAGTCCTGTTCGGCAAAAAAGCCTTCCAGTAAAACAATAGGTTTGATAACTCCGGCGGCGCGCAGCGCCAGTGCCTCATCCAGGCGGGCAACACCAAAAGCGTCTGCCTGCGGTAACGCCTGGGCAATGCGCTCTAAGCCGTGGCCGTAACCATTGGCTTTAAGCACAGCCAATACTTTGGCCTTGGGAGCAAAAGCTTTTACCCGGTTGAAATTATCCACCAGGGCCTGGCGATCGATCAACGCCGTTGCTGTTGTGAATGCCACAGGAATAAACCTTAATCTTCTTCTAAGACATGCGGACCGGCATAATTGTCAAAGCGGGAGAACTGCCCCTGGAAGGTCAGCGGTACCCGGCCTATCGGGCCGTTACGCTGTTTACCGATAATGATCTCCGCCATGCCTTTAAATTCCGAGTCGTCGTGGTAAACCTCATCACGGTAGATAAACATGATCAAATCGGCATCCTGCTCGATCGCACCCGATTCACGCAAATCCGAGTTTACCGGGCGTTTATCGGCCCTTTGTTCCAAACTACGGTTTAGCTGCGACAGGGCGATAACCGGTACTTCCAGCTCTTTAGCCAGCGCTTTTAGTGAACGGGAGATTTCCGAGATTTCCAGGGTACGGTTGTCCGAGAGCGCCGGTACCCGCATCAGCTGCAGGTAGTCTATCATGATCATACTTAAACCGCCGTGATCCCTGGCAATACGCCGGGCGCGGGAGCGGACATCGGTCGGGGTAAGACCGGCGGCATCATCAATATACATCTTGCCTTGTTCCATCATCAACCCCATGGTTGATGATAACCGCGCCCAATCTTCATCATCGAGCTGACCGGTACGGATTTTTGTCTGATCGATGCGGCCAAGGGAGGCCAGCATCCTCATCATCAGCTGCTCTGAAGGCATCTCCAGACTGAAAATAAGCGCAGGTTTGTCTTCCATCATGGCGGCATTTTCCGCCAAGTTCATGGCAAAGGTGGTTTTACCCATGGATGGACGGGCGGCAACTATGATCAGATCCGAGGGCTGCATCCCGGCGGTCATTTTATCCAGGTCGGCAAAACCGGTGGAAACCCCGGTAACACCGTCATGGGGCTGCTGGTATAGCTTTTCGATGCGGTCTACGGTTTTTTCCAATACCGAGGTGATATTTTCCGGGCCTTCGGATTTATTGGCCCTTTGCTCGGCAATTTTAAAAACTTTGGTTTCGGCAAAATCGAGCAAATCGGCACTGGTGCGTCCCTGGGTATCATAACCGGCTTCGGCAATTTCATTGGCGACACTGATCATTTCCCGGGTGACCGCCCGCTCACGGACAATTTCCGCATAAGCGGTAATGTTGGCGGCACTCGGGGTATTTTTCATCATTTCGGCGAGATAAACAAAACCGCCGGCGTCTTCAAGTTTTTGATCGTTTTCCAGCGATTCCGACAAGGTGATCAGATCCACAGGTTCGCCTAATTCAATCAAGGCGCCGATAGATTCAAAGATCACCCGGTGTGCCCGGCTATAAAAATCCGCAGCCACGACCCTTTCACTGACCCGATCCCAGGTCTCGTTATCCAGCAGCAGGCCGCCGATCACAGATTGTTCGGCTTCGAGCGAATGCGGCGGCACTTTTAAGGCGTCAACCTGCTGGTCACGGTTAAAATCTTTGTTTTTTGTAAATTTAGGTGGCTTGCGCTCGGCCATGAATAACTACCTTGACGATTTTGCTGATAGCCTGGATATAAGGACAAATATCACAGTCATTGTATAAGAGCGCTAATGTAGCAGATTATGCCGCCAAGAAGAATATCAAAACGTAAAGAAAGGGATTAAAAATGCGCCCTCGCGGCTATCTAAAGAAATCGAAGCGCAAATGCAAACCCGAGCTGAAGCTAGCTGCTCGGCCCGCCAAGCTTCACCCGGAATATTAACATCCCGGGCATACCTGTCTACACCTTAGCGGCTGCTAACCTTGATATTGCCGCTAACGGTATTGCCCCTGACCGAACCGTTACCATTGCCGGTAACAAAGTCTAATTTTGAATTCGGGCCATATTTAGCTTCTATCGCTTTGTCTGAGGTGAGTTTATTAACTAAGTCCCCCCCGGCACTGGCCCGCAGGCGGAAACTGGCCTGAACATCAGACGGAAACGTTAGCGCCATATCGCCGCTGACACTGCTCAGTTTCACCAAGCCGCTGTCATTTAACTTCAGCTGGCCCTCAACATCTCCGCTAACTGTGGATATGGCCAACTCATCCACCTGTGTCAGATTAAGTTCGACTTGCCCCGAAACACTTTTGACATGTATTTCACTGGCGCCGGACTGGCTGTTAATATCACCACTGACCGCTTTTAACTGCAGGCGGCCACTCGATGCCCTGTCATGAATATCGCCGCTGACGGTAGACAACTGTACCTTGCCCGATAGCCTGCTGACATTAATGTGCCCGCTGACGGTTAACAGTTCCACATGATTGCTGAGGTTTTTCCCTTTAAGGTCGCCGCTCACCGTTTTCACTTCGACATTACGGGTTAAATCCGCCAGGGTAACATCGCTGGAAACGCCGCCAAAGTCTACCCGGGCATTTTTAGGGACAAATATCGTCAGATCTGAGCCTTGCTCATTCCAGCGATTATTGCTGTTATGCGGCATCATCACTTTTATTGCAATTAAAGAGCCCTTTTGCTCAAAGGTGAAACCTTCCGCATTATCGTCCAGCTCCCCTTTAACCCAGACCTGGTTTTTATCCCAGCCGGTAATGCTAACTTCCCCGTTCGGACTTTCGATGCTGATATTGCTGTCCCCGGAGGCGGGCAAGACCTTATCTATTTTTTCCCCGGCCAAGGCCGGCACAGCCAAACTGGTCAGTAAAACCGGTAAAATGTATTGAAAAACCTTCATATTAACCTCTTTCCGGCAAGTCTGAGCCGCCGGTAACATTACTTTGCTAAAACTCTTTACTTACAAAACACTAAAACGACATCAAAAAACAGGCTAAATCGATTGCCACTGCGGGCTGTATAACTGTTCGATTAAATCCAGCTCCTGCTGCTGGGTCCAGCGCAATAAACTTAATAAATCGGCATTGTTGGGATCTTCTGCCAGGGCTTTATCTATCGATGCCCTTGCCGCCGCCAGCTGGTTGAGCTGATTTTGCATCTCAGGCGGTAACTCGCTTATTTTCGGCTGGCCGAAACTCACCAACATGGTCTTTTTTTGCAATTCAAAATCTTGCTGCATCGCCGCCACTAAATTTAACGGGCCTGGCTGGTCCTGCTGCGGTGCTAAATTCATCCAGGTCAGTAATACCGCGGCAATCACAGAGGCGGCCCAGGCCAGTGGCATTTTCATTTTATTGCCTTTAGCCTCGGCGGATGATTCATACCCGCTTGTCTGCTGCGAAAAAACCTGCTGCGAAAGTGGCGGCTGCGGCTTTTGTTGCGGCAGCTGCACCAGCGCCCGCTCGATACCCGGCCATAAATCGCGCTCCGGCGACATTTCATCAGGCAGCTGGTCTATCCGGGCCTGCAATGCCTGATCCGATAATGGTTTGTTCATCTCGTTACTCATTCTTGCACCCACTCTTTTAACAAACTTCTTGCCCTGTGATATTGCGCTTTACTCGAACCCACCGCCATATTGAGCATTTTGGCAATTTCTTCATGCCGGTAACCTTCAACGGCAAATAAAACAAACACCAACCGGGCCCGCTCAGGCAATTTCATTATTTGTTTATCCAGCTCCGGCAGCTCCACCATTTCGACGCTGTCTTCCGCCTGCGGATGATCTTCGAGACTAAAAACCCGCTGCAGCCAGTTTTTCTGCTTTCTCAAATGCGCCAGCACTATATTGGTGGCAACACTGTGCAGCCAGGTGGTGAACTTACTTTCACCGCGAAAATTGGCAATTTTTTGCCATAACTGCACAAAAACTTCCTGGCAAACGTCTTCGGCGCTGTTTTTATCCGCCAGCATACGCCAGCACAACGCATAAACCCTGCGATGATGCTGCTGATATAAATGATGAAATGCCTGCTGATCCCCCTGCTGGGCAGCCTTAATCCACTGCTGCTCCTGATCGGCAAGAAAAACCTTTTGCGCATCAATTATTGTTGAATTGTCCAATCAGCCTGCTCTCGTATTAACCAAATATGTCGTGTTAAAAGATTAGATGCAGTATGCAGGAAAAGGGTTTAAAGGAAAGAATAATTTTTTAATTTTTATTTGTTTTCAAGGAAATAAAAAGATACTTGAACAGCTAACGATAAAAATAATGTTGACGGGAATAATGAAAGTATCGAAAAGGCCTTGTTTCCCGCTAACGCAAAAAAACAGTCGATGAAAGGTTTGCCTGATTGCCGACAGCCGGGAACAAAAAATGGCAGAGAAAAATGACCAGATAAGGGTGGCAGGTATGGGGATTGAAGAAAAAGAAGGTACAGCTTTCCTAATAAGTCTTTGTAATGCTGTGTAATGTCATCGGGATTAGTGCCTATGTTAGATTAATGCCGAGTTATTTTTAACAACAAAAAATCAAAGGCGCTATCGGCCGGAGCAAGCAGGTTATGAGCGTTTTCATTATCAAAAATAATAATAAGGAAAAGTGAATGAAGAAGTACATTTTCTTGAGTATTGCCTTACTGTCAGCCTGTTCTGTAAATTATGAAGCCCCGCTGACGATAGAGCCGGTAGTTAAAGCCGACCATAACCAATCAGTAAAAAACATCCTTAAAAATGCCAAAAGAACCCTTTTAATGGATGGCTACCAGATCCAAACCTTTGATGACGAAGCCGGTATAATTTCCACCTCATTAAAAAATAAAAAACTGACGCCGATGGAAGCCGATTGCGGACAAACCATGGGGCTTGATTACCTGAAAGATAACCGCACCAAAACCGAACTGGCCCTGAACATTATCGTCACGGAAAAAGAAATTACCGTGAAATCCAACATCCACGGTGAATACAAGCCGGGCAGTGTCGATCAGGATATGACTTTAACCTGTATTTCCAAAGGCGTAGTGGAAAACAAACTGCTGAAACAGTTGATCACGGGTTAATCAGATAAACGGATAATGTTGCTATTGAAACTAGCCTCTTGCTAGCGGCATGGACGCCATACCTTTTTTAGCAACCAAGCAGCAAACTTTTCTGGAAGACTTGCTGGTTTAGGAACCAGCCAGCAGCGTCAGGCATTTAGCTGCTGGCAAATCACCTTAGTGGTAAAGCCTTTTTTATCAATCAGGTGCTCCACTTCCGCCACAAACCAGGAACCGTCGATACCTTCCCTGACCCGACTGATACTAACCGTACCGCCGGCCCTGATATCCGGTTCGCCAATCACCATAATTTCTATGGTTTTCGCCATCCGGCGGGCATGGTTTAACCGGGTTTGTGCCGCCCATTTTGCCGTGGTTTCATCGGCATAGGTAAAACTTAAGTCAAAACAGGGAGAGCCGGAACCCACCTCTACCATAGTGCGGGTGGCACTGACAAAGTTATGATACCAGGCCCGGCACGATTGATAACCCGGGTATTGGCTTTGCAGGGTACGCCAGCTGAGCAAATCTTCAATATCCAGCGCCACCTCGGCTATGCCCTTGCCGCTGAGGGTTTTGCCTGTGCCGCGCGGCATAAAAAAGAGCACATTTTCCTGTACCTTACACACGGCATCATAATAACTTGCCAGCCGGGTCAATAACTGGATGTCGCTTTCGCTTTGCTCTATTTGCGGCAGAACAATGCTTTGGAGTTCGGGTGACATCTTTGCCTCCAGGCCGTGGTTACCGGCAACTTTGGCAAACAAGTCCTTAAGCAGCAAAGGCTCTTCAGGTGTCGATAACCAGCTGAATTTCACCGGCGCCTTTAAACTTTTTGCCCACAGGCGTTTATCGCCATAAATGGTTAATTTGTCTCGCGGGCCATTAAGAGCAAACTCGCCAACATTATACTCACCAAAATCAATCAAGATCTCCTTTTCATCTTCTTCTTTGCCGTACCCCAGGGAAATACGAACCTTGTCGTCATCGCCGGGCAACTGGATACGGTTGTCGATATGATCATCCACCACCAGTACGCAGCTGTCGCTGACCAGGCCCATTTTCTGGTTTACCCGCACAGAGATCACACGCTCCATCAACTTATTGCTGATGTCTTTACTGTTGGCTTCGATATTAAATATTGGAAATTTTTTCATGTTTAGTCCCAGATATTTATCGTATTCTCGGTTTTCACCACCGCGAGTTCAGGTAACACTATGGTGATATTTTCCGGGTAAATCACACCAAGTTCGGCAAGGCCAGGGTTAACGGCCAAGACTTGCTCTACCGCCCCCGACTGACGGCCATAATGCTTCCAGCAGACATAATCCAGGGAATCCCCCTGCCGGGTTTGATATTTAACACTTGCCATAATTTCCCCCTGCTATTCAACTTTGAATTTGTATGCTTTTAACGACATGGAAAAGGTAATTTCTCTGGGATTACCATCGGCTAAAAACAAGGTACGCTCCTCATTGATAGAGCTGATACACCATTTACCTAAAATCCTGCCGACCCCGCCAATACCGCCGGCTGCAGCTTCCACATAACAAAGCTGAAGCGGCTCACCTCTACTGGCCTGCTTGCGCATGTCATCAACCTGCTTTAAGCCGTTGGCTGCCATTTGCGGGTAAATAATCCCCTCAATATCCAGGGTACGCTCTCCCGGTCCGATATATTGCATTAGCGGACTGTTTGTCTTTGTTGGCGCCTCATTAGGCTCCCAGCGATAGCTGGAAGCATAACTGAGCTTATTAAAGCTTGCGGCTTTCACCGCAAACTCAAATTCCCCCAACTTCATCATGTAGTTTTTATTGCTTGACGCCATGATCAGGCCACCTCATCCATATAACGTAGACGCACGCCGCGCAGGGCTTCACGTTCTTTTTCTTCGAGTTGTCGTTTGATTTGCATGGCGAGTTTATGCTCGTCCATACCGTCACTGGCATTAACCGTGATTTCGGCATTAACCGTTACCGAGGCATTGCCAGATAGAGCGGTAGATGCGCCGGAGTTAACCCGGGCAACATCCGTACCTTGCCGGTTTAACGCACTCATCTTGGCCGGTGATAGCCCTTGGGGAGCTGCGGCGCCGCTAGCCGTTTCATCCGACAGCGCATTATTTAAAACACTTGCTGCCGCTATCCCCAGCGGATTTTGTGCCGGGGCTTTTTCAGCAGCATCACCACCAAAAATACCCGATACCAGGCCACCGACAGAGCCGCCTAAACTTTCACCGCCAAATGCCCCCAGGGCGCCGCCGATCAGACCACCGATAGCGGTACCGAACACCGGGATGACGGAGCCCATGGCCGCGCCTGCGGCGGCTCCTGCCAGGGCTCCGCCCATCCCTCCTGCAGCTGCTCCCACCTGCTTGCTTTTTTCGCCGCTGCTGAGGCTGTCGTCGGATAAGGTGGTGGCAATATTGGCCGCCCCCATAAGCGCAGTCACCGGAGCCGCCACCCGCCCTAATAACTTAGATGCAGGACCTTTAAGCAAGGATTTAAAGAATCCCCCTTTGCCTTTACCGGCCAACGCCTTGCCAAATGAGCCTAACTTGCCCTGCTTAGGCGAAGCTTTGGCTTTAGGCTTAGCTTTTTGCTTCGAACGATCGTCTTCATCATTAACGTCCGTTAGCTGAGATGCTCTAAAGCCCTTTTTACCCTTAGCTTTGTTTTTTCCTTTGCCTTTTTTCGTCTTGTTGCCTTTGTTTTTGCGCTGTCTTTTCTTTTCTTGTTCCGCTTCCGCCATGACTTCATCCTGCGACTCACTAAACAAGTTGTCGTACAGGCCGTCCATAGACTCAAAGATATCGGCAGCGCCGTCAAAGCCAAAGCCTTTTAATAAATCTGGCGCCGCGTCAAGTACGGAAGAAAGATCCCCCGCGATAACTTCTTTAAAGTTAACCTGTTCCAGACCAGCAATACTTTGATCAAAAATATCCGCCACCCCCCCCATATCAAAGGAACGTAATAGATCTGACCCGGCGCTGGCAATCGAGCTGACATTGCCGTTCATGATGCTGTTGACATCAAGCTTGTCAAAAGCCGCCCGGCCTTTCGCCATCACATCGGCGGCCTGGTCTAACCCTAAGCCTTGTAATAACTCGGGAGCGGCATCAAGTAGTGAGCTGAGATCGCCGTCAAGGATCGCTTTGGTATCAAGCTTTTTAAAACCGGCAGTGCCTTTTGCCAGGGCATCGGCAGCATCGCCATAACCCAGCCCTTGCAAAATTTCCGGCCCGGCATCAAACAATGAACTTATGTCACCGTCTAACATCGCCTTAGGGTCGAGCTTTTTAAAACCCTCGGCGCTGTTGGCTAAGATATCTGCCGCGCCGTCATAACCCAGGCCTTTTAACAGCTCGGGACCGGCATCGAACATTGAGCTGATGTCACCGGCTAATATCGCCTGGGGATCGAGCTTTTTAAAACCTGCGGTGCCGTGGGCCAAAGCTTCGGCCGCACTGTCATAACCTAAGCCTTTTAACAGCTCAGGTCCGGCGTCTACCAGGGAATTGAGATCGCCATTTAATATTGCCTGGGGATCGAGTTTTTTCAGTCCTGCTGCATGACCAGCCAGCACTTCGGCTGCACTGTCAAAACCAAGCCCCTGCAAGAACTCGGGACCGGCATCATATAAAGAGTTGATGTCGCCATTTAAGATGGCTTTGGGGTCGAGCTTTTTAAAGCCTGCTGTGCCTTTAACCAGGGCAGCTGCCGCATCATCATAACCTAAGCTCTGGAGCAGCTCGGGGCCGACATCAAGTAAGGAATTAAGATCCCCTTCGATGATTGCTTTGGGGTCGAGCTTTTTAAAGCCGGCGGTGCCTTTGACTAAGGCTTGCGCCGCATCATCATAACCTAAGCCCTTTAACAGCTCGGGGCCGGCATCAAGCAATGAGGTCAGATCGCCGGCAAGCACACCTTTGACATTGAGCTTGTCGATAGCCGCCTTGCCCTGCTCAAAGGTTTTGGCGGCATCGTTAAGTTCAAATGAGCGCAACAGTTCAGGTGCGGCAACACTCAGTGAGCTTAAGTCACCACCGAGTACGCCGTTAATATCAAGCTTGGCAATACCCGACTGGGCTTTTTCCACCACATCGGCGGCGTCATCGAGTTTAAAAGCCCGGAGAAATTGCGGCGCGGCACCGGTAATTTTCGTCAGATCTTCCGCCATCAGGTTTTGGAAGTCTAATTTCGCCAGGCCGTCCATCGCGTTGACTAATTCCGGCGATTTTGTTTTAAAACCCAGCTGGGTCAGTTGCGTAACAATTGACCCCAGGCTCTCGCCAAGATCCGGCATTTCTTGCCGGGCTGCAGCTGCTTGTGCCTGCTCAGCCGATAATTGTTTTTTTACTTGTTTATTAACCGATGCCTGCTGTTGTGCCGCTTTTTTTTGTCTGGATTGGTTTTGTTTTGATTGAGCTTGTTTTGAAGATTTTTGCGAAGTCGCAAGGTTCTTTTCACCTTTGTTTTTCTTGACTGGCATAACGTAATCCAAAGAATACAAAGAAAAATAAGGAAACGAGATGCTTCCCGGCTTGAATATACCCAATCCACCTCAAGATGGATTGGGTATATATATCCGCTTGCTAATAACAACAGCGAATGAACTTGTTATTAGCAAAGGGATTATTATCAGGTGATAAATTGCAGCGTTAACTTGGACAAATAAAAGGAGCAGCCCCTACCCATAAGGATAAGCATCTCCGTATGCAAAGCCGCTCCAGAGCATCCATTATTTTTTAGCTATCAGCAAAGGGGACCATATCCGTGTTCCCTTTGCCGTTGTGCATCCGTGCTTGAATATCGGAAGCTAACTGCTTCCCGCCCTATTTAAAGAGCTCAGGCTTCCGTTTCCTGCTTATAACTCAGAGCAGCCTCAAACCAGTCGGTTAAGTCCTGCTCTGTGAGGGCCGTCAGTTCCTGCATGCCCCACCCGGTATACTTAGCTAAGGCAATAACCATAGCTTTTAAGCGCTGGGGCGGGATGCGAGAAAAAGTTGCAATTT
It includes:
- a CDS encoding RNA polymerase sigma factor, which translates into the protein MDNSTIIDAQKVFLADQEQQWIKAAQQGDQQAFHHLYQQHHRRVYALCWRMLADKNSAEDVCQEVFVQLWQKIANFRGESKFTTWLHSVATNIVLAHLRKQKNWLQRVFSLEDHPQAEDSVEMVELPELDKQIMKLPERARLVFVLFAVEGYRHEEIAKMLNMAVGSSKAQYHRARSLLKEWVQE
- the dnaB gene encoding replicative DNA helicase, with the protein product MAERKPPKFTKNKDFNRDQQVDALKVPPHSLEAEQSVIGGLLLDNETWDRVSERVVAADFYSRAHRVIFESIGALIELGEPVDLITLSESLENDQKLEDAGGFVYLAEMMKNTPSAANITAYAEIVRERAVTREMISVANEIAEAGYDTQGRTSADLLDFAETKVFKIAEQRANKSEGPENITSVLEKTVDRIEKLYQQPHDGVTGVSTGFADLDKMTAGMQPSDLIIVAARPSMGKTTFAMNLAENAAMMEDKPALIFSLEMPSEQLMMRMLASLGRIDQTKIRTGQLDDEDWARLSSTMGLMMEQGKMYIDDAAGLTPTDVRSRARRIARDHGGLSMIMIDYLQLMRVPALSDNRTLEISEISRSLKALAKELEVPVIALSQLNRSLEQRADKRPVNSDLRESGAIEQDADLIMFIYRDEVYHDDSEFKGMAEIIIGKQRNGPIGRVPLTFQGQFSRFDNYAGPHVLEED
- a CDS encoding DUF4097 family beta strand repeat-containing protein, whose product is MKVFQYILPVLLTSLAVPALAGEKIDKVLPASGDSNISIESPNGEVSITGWDKNQVWVKGELDDNAEGFTFEQKGSLIAIKVMMPHNSNNRWNEQGSDLTIFVPKNARVDFGGVSSDVTLADLTRNVEVKTVSGDLKGKNLSNHVELLTVSGHINVSRLSGKVQLSTVSGDIHDRASSGRLQLKAVSGDINSQSGASEIHVKSVSGQVELNLTQVDELAISTVSGDVEGQLKLNDSGLVKLSSVSGDMALTFPSDVQASFRLRASAGGDLVNKLTSDKAIEAKYGPNSKLDFVTGNGNGSVRGNTVSGNIKVSSR
- a CDS encoding tail protein X, which encodes MASVKYQTRQGDSLDYVCWKHYGRQSGAVEQVLAVNPGLAELGVIYPENITIVLPELAVVKTENTINIWD
- a CDS encoding phage tail protein, which gives rise to MASSNKNYMMKLGEFEFAVKAASFNKLSYASSYRWEPNEAPTKTNSPLMQYIGPGERTLDIEGIIYPQMAANGLKQVDDMRKQASRGEPLQLCYVEAAAGGIGGVGRILGKWCISSINEERTLFLADGNPREITFSMSLKAYKFKVE
- the alr gene encoding alanine racemase, which gives rise to MAFTTATALIDRQALVDNFNRVKAFAPKAKVLAVLKANGYGHGLERIAQALPQADAFGVARLDEALALRAAGVIKPIVLLEGFFAEQDLPVLAVNNLQTIIHNRQQLTAITEAELEKPLKVWLKIDTGMHRLGISPEEFDDFYQTLSASDNVEADIVLMSHLGCADEPENPATNTQLALFEQLTSAYDNEKSLANSAGCYAWPQTRYDWIRPGLILYGVSPMAAPEQSAQSLGIKPVMTLQSSLIAVRPLKAGEAVGYGGAWSSPEDTIIGVIAIGYGDGYPRHAGNGTPVLVNGRRVPLVGRVSMDMITVDLGKNSGDQVGDLAILWGQGLPVEEVALYATTIPYELLCNITRRVQIEVI
- a CDS encoding phage late control D family protein — translated: MKKFPIFNIEANSKDISNKLMERVISVRVNQKMGLVSDSCVLVVDDHIDNRIQLPGDDDKVRISLGYGKEEDEKEILIDFGEYNVGEFALNGPRDKLTIYGDKRLWAKSLKAPVKFSWLSTPEEPLLLKDLFAKVAGNHGLEAKMSPELQSIVLPQIEQSESDIQLLTRLASYYDAVCKVQENVLFFMPRGTGKTLSGKGIAEVALDIEDLLSWRTLQSQYPGYQSCRAWYHNFVSATRTMVEVGSGSPCFDLSFTYADETTAKWAAQTRLNHARRMAKTIEIMVIGEPDIRAGGTVSISRVREGIDGSWFVAEVEHLIDKKGFTTKVICQQLNA